In Halobacteria archaeon AArc-dxtr1, the sequence CGGTCGGGGCGGCCCCGGTTACCAGTTCGACGACGAGTTCCACGACGAGTTGCGCCACGACGAGGCGGGCGTGCTCTCGATGGCGAACTCGGGACCGAACACGAACGGCTCGCAGTTTTTCATCACCCTCGACTCCACCCCTCACTTAGATGGCCGTCACACGGTCTTCGGGAAGGTAACCGACGTCTCCGCGACCGGTGCGAGCGAAGGCCCGGAAGACGAGCGACGCGAGTCTTCCGGTGGCATGGACGTCGTGCGCGACATTGGGGACGTCGAGACCGATGCTAACGATCGGCCGGTCGACGACGTGCTGTTAGAGTCCGTTACCGTCCACGACGCGTAATCGATCCACACCGAAACGCACATCCCCCACCGGTGGATACCACCGAGTGCGTTCTGCGCGAGGGTAGCCAAGCCAGGCCAACGGCGGTGGGCTTAAGACCCGCTCCTGTAGAGGTCCTTGGGTTCGAATCCCAACCCTCGCATCTCACCGCGAACAACCCGTGAGCGGTGACTGCGTGACGCGGAATTCGAACCAGGGAGGTCCCACCCGCGAGCGAAGCGAGCTGGAACGTCCGACCGTGGTTCGAATCCCAACCCTCACATTGGTCGTGGCGTACACTCACGCCGCGCTAAATCGGTACGTGGGATCGAAGTACGCAAGACGACCGATATTCGAGTTCGAGAGGCGACACTCGAGTGGACACTTACTCGACTGCCGGAAGCGTAAACGAAATCGTCGTTCCCTCATTGGCCGCTGAGTCGACCCAGATGTCGCCGCCGTGGCGCTCGACAATGCGCTGACAGAGCGCCAGCCCGATACCGGTTCCAGCGTGGTCTTTGCGGCTGTGAAGCCGTTTGAACACCTCGAAGATCTGGTCGTGGTATTCGGGATCGATCCCGATTCCCTCGTCGTGTACTGAAACGGTCTGTCGGCTACCGTTTCGGTCCGCAGACACCGTGATCTGCGGTGGCTCGTCGCCGCTGTACTCGATTGCATTGCTGAGCAGGTTCTGGAGGAGCTGGCGGAGTTGGCTGGCGTCTCCCTCGACGCGAGGGAGCTGTTCGACCGTGATCTCGGCGTCGCTCTCTTCGATCTGGAGCTGCAGATCCTCGCGTACCTCCTCGAGAACGGTGTCCAGTTCGACCGGCTCGACTGGGTCACCACGCGTCTCGACGCGGGAGTACTCGAGGAGGCCGTCGACCATCGCGCGCATGCGCTCGGCGCCGTCGACCGCGAAATCGAGAAACTCCGCAC encodes:
- a CDS encoding peptidylprolyl isomerase, encoding MHTSKGDIDVELYDERAPRTVGNFVGLATGEQEWIDPESGEEVEDEPLYDDVLFHRIIDGFMIQGGDPTGTGRGGPGYQFDDEFHDELRHDEAGVLSMANSGPNTNGSQFFITLDSTPHLDGRHTVFGKVTDVSATGASEGPEDERRESSGGMDVVRDIGDVETDANDRPVDDVLLESVTVHDA